In one window of Frigoriglobus tundricola DNA:
- a CDS encoding RNA polymerase sigma factor has product MSWTEITVLVERAKTGDREAYGELVTRFQSSVYAMALGRVRDPLEAQELAQDVFVHAMRKLPQLRDARCFAGWLRRITARMAINRLTRRGPLFGADPELLDAVEAKSRTAEENFAVGEAVEQLKAGLAEMKPLDRQTLEAFYIRGRSLKQIAREFAVPTGTVKRRLHVARLRLKEVLAGIDPSLAERFAGDGAELAGV; this is encoded by the coding sequence ATGAGCTGGACCGAGATCACTGTTCTCGTTGAGCGGGCGAAGACGGGCGACCGGGAGGCGTACGGCGAGCTGGTCACCCGGTTCCAGAGCAGCGTGTACGCGATGGCGCTGGGCCGGGTCCGGGACCCGCTCGAGGCGCAGGAGCTGGCCCAGGACGTGTTCGTGCACGCGATGCGGAAGCTGCCGCAACTGCGTGACGCCCGGTGCTTCGCCGGCTGGTTGCGGCGGATCACCGCGCGGATGGCGATCAACCGGCTGACCCGGCGCGGCCCGCTCTTCGGGGCCGACCCGGAGCTGTTGGACGCGGTGGAGGCGAAGAGCCGGACCGCGGAGGAGAACTTCGCCGTCGGCGAGGCCGTGGAGCAGCTCAAGGCGGGGCTGGCCGAGATGAAGCCGCTGGACCGGCAGACCCTGGAGGCGTTCTACATCCGGGGCCGGAGCCTGAAGCAGATCGCGCGGGAGTTCGCCGTCCCGACCGGCACCGTCAAGCGGCGGTTGCACGTCGCCCGGCTGCGACTGAAGGAGGTCCTGGCGGGCATCGACCCGTCGCTGGCGGAGCGGTTCGCCGGCGACGGGGCGGAACTGGCCGGGGTGTAA
- a CDS encoding PAS domain S-box protein produces MSHDRALPNPEALALQSTATADNRHPPTADGRPLGLLLVKDSADDTELLLLALGRGGLDPAYERVESADGLRGALAARPWDAVISDYDLCGFGAPAALAIVRAADPDLPFIVVSGAVGEDAAVEMMRASANDYILKRDLTRLAPTVEREVREAGNRRARRAADRAAAHLAAVVESSDDAIVSKTLAGVINSWNRAAERLYGWTAAEAVGRNVSFLIPPDKSAEWARNMGRLQADEPVGYFETVRLHRDGHRIDVALTMSAIRGPDGRMVGLSKTARDIRDRKRAEEALRAMAERYQTLVAATAEIVWDSPPSGAFDSDQPGWTTFTGQTRDQHQGMGWLDVVHPDDREKSGRAWAAAVAGRSVYRVEHRLRRADGAYRHMSVRAIPILSAGGDLKGWVGVHTDVTERKALEEQLRQVQKMEAVGQLAGGVAHDFNNLLTIINGYSYLLLQNLPATDPSRELIAEIFKAGERSAGLTRQLLAFSRQQVLAPRVLELNDVVTDTGSMLRRLIGEGVRLTVVPAAGLWPVRADPGQIEQVLMNLAVNARDAMPQGGKLTIETRNVELDEAYARSHPDARPGPHVLVAVSDTGTGMPPEVLRRVFEPFFTTKGVGKGTGLGLATVHGIVKQSGGHIAVYSEAGVGTTFKVYLPRTDPPPGGSKIVRAPAVAAQGTETILVVEDEDGVRALTCHVLVGCGYLVLEAGDAVEAARVATGHSGPIHLLITDVVLPGAGGRAAAEVIATGHPEVQVLFVSGYTDDAVIRHGVLAEGVNFLQKPFSPAALSFKVREVLDRR; encoded by the coding sequence ATGAGCCACGATCGCGCCCTACCGAATCCCGAAGCGCTGGCCCTTCAATCAACTGCGACGGCTGATAATCGCCACCCGCCGACCGCCGACGGGCGGCCGCTCGGGCTCCTCCTCGTCAAGGACTCGGCCGACGACACCGAGCTGCTGCTTCTTGCTCTCGGGCGGGGCGGCCTCGACCCGGCGTATGAGCGGGTCGAGAGCGCCGACGGGCTGCGGGGGGCGCTCGCCGCCCGCCCCTGGGATGCCGTTATATCGGACTACGACCTCTGCGGTTTCGGCGCACCCGCCGCCCTCGCCATCGTCCGGGCGGCCGACCCCGACCTCCCGTTCATCGTCGTGTCCGGGGCCGTCGGCGAGGACGCGGCCGTCGAGATGATGCGGGCCTCCGCGAACGATTACATTCTCAAGCGGGACCTCACGCGCCTCGCGCCGACGGTCGAGCGTGAGGTCCGTGAGGCCGGGAACCGGCGGGCCCGGCGAGCGGCCGACCGGGCCGCCGCGCACCTGGCCGCCGTGGTCGAATCGTCGGACGACGCCATCGTCTCGAAGACCCTGGCCGGGGTCATCAACTCCTGGAACCGGGCCGCCGAACGGCTCTACGGGTGGACCGCGGCCGAGGCGGTGGGCCGGAACGTGTCCTTCCTCATCCCCCCGGACAAGTCCGCTGAGTGGGCCCGGAACATGGGCCGGCTGCAAGCCGACGAGCCGGTCGGGTACTTCGAGACGGTCCGGTTGCACCGCGACGGGCACCGGATCGATGTGGCGCTGACCATGTCGGCCATCCGCGGCCCGGACGGACGGATGGTCGGGCTGTCGAAAACCGCCCGCGACATACGCGACCGGAAGCGGGCCGAGGAGGCCCTGCGGGCGATGGCGGAGCGGTATCAGACCCTGGTCGCGGCGACCGCCGAGATCGTGTGGGACTCGCCCCCGTCCGGGGCGTTCGATTCGGACCAGCCGGGGTGGACCACGTTCACCGGGCAGACCCGCGACCAGCACCAGGGGATGGGTTGGCTCGACGTCGTCCACCCGGACGACCGCGAGAAGAGCGGCCGGGCGTGGGCGGCGGCCGTGGCGGGCCGGTCAGTGTACCGGGTGGAGCACCGGCTCCGGCGGGCCGACGGGGCGTACCGGCACATGTCGGTACGGGCAATCCCGATCCTCAGTGCGGGCGGCGACCTCAAGGGCTGGGTCGGGGTCCACACCGACGTCACCGAGCGCAAGGCCCTGGAGGAGCAGCTCCGCCAGGTGCAGAAGATGGAGGCCGTCGGGCAACTCGCGGGGGGCGTGGCCCACGACTTCAACAACCTGCTCACCATCATCAACGGGTACAGCTACCTCCTCCTCCAGAACCTCCCGGCGACCGACCCGTCCCGGGAACTGATCGCTGAGATCTTCAAGGCCGGCGAGCGGTCGGCCGGTCTCACCCGACAGCTCCTGGCGTTCAGCCGGCAGCAAGTCCTCGCCCCCCGGGTTCTGGAACTGAATGACGTGGTGACCGACACCGGGAGCATGCTCCGTCGGCTGATCGGCGAGGGCGTGCGGCTGACCGTCGTCCCGGCCGCCGGGCTGTGGCCCGTGCGGGCCGATCCCGGGCAGATCGAGCAGGTGCTGATGAACCTGGCGGTGAACGCACGGGACGCCATGCCACAGGGCGGCAAGCTCACCATCGAGACCCGGAACGTCGAGTTGGACGAGGCGTATGCCCGGTCCCACCCGGACGCCCGCCCCGGGCCGCACGTCCTGGTGGCCGTGTCCGATACGGGGACCGGGATGCCGCCGGAGGTGCTGCGGCGCGTGTTCGAGCCGTTCTTCACCACCAAGGGGGTGGGCAAGGGGACCGGGCTCGGGCTGGCGACCGTGCACGGGATCGTCAAGCAGAGCGGCGGGCACATCGCCGTGTACTCCGAGGCCGGAGTCGGGACGACGTTCAAGGTGTACCTGCCCCGGACGGATCCGCCCCCCGGCGGGTCGAAGATCGTCCGCGCGCCGGCGGTGGCGGCGCAGGGGACAGAGACGATCCTGGTCGTCGAGGACGAAGACGGGGTGCGGGCGCTGACCTGCCACGTCCTGGTCGGCTGCGGGTACTTGGTGCTTGAGGCGGGTGATGCCGTGGAAGCGGCACGAGTCGCCACGGGGCACAGCGGCCCGATCCACCTTCTGATTACCGACGTCGTCCTGCCCGGGGCGGGCGGGCGCGCCGCGGCGGAGGTGATCGCCACCGGGCACCCAGAAGTGCAAGTGCTGTTCGTCTCCGGGTACACGGACGACGCGGTCATCCGGCACGGGGTGCTCGCCGAAGGAGTGAACTTCTTACAGAAGCCGTTTTCGCCAGCGGCACTGAGTTTCAAGGTGCGGGAGGTTCTCGATCGCCGGTAA
- a CDS encoding ATP-binding protein — protein MNPLGELPVLNAARCTGCGDCVAVCPTDCLAMSGPRPWLPRPRDCVSCSACELVCPVDAIRLRDATATPS, from the coding sequence TTGAACCCACTGGGCGAACTGCCGGTACTGAACGCGGCCCGCTGCACGGGGTGCGGCGACTGCGTGGCCGTGTGCCCGACGGACTGCCTCGCCATGAGCGGCCCGCGGCCGTGGCTCCCGCGCCCCCGTGATTGCGTGTCGTGTTCCGCGTGCGAACTCGTGTGTCCGGTCGATGCCATTCGACTGCGGGACGCGACTGCTACGCCCTCGTGA
- a CDS encoding response regulator transcription factor, whose protein sequence is MRAPQLVVVEYDGWIARHLGDIAAEGAWLVRGTRSVEAGLALARERRPCVLVVQVELAEDNLAALRLIADARTACPDVPVVAVSDVKLSDADRVAWTAALIDLGARYVLFPPLTKPVLEDVMSGLMAAAIRRVVGAAPAPAIAPAPKPKRPQPADEVIDLADEELHE, encoded by the coding sequence GTGCGCGCGCCGCAACTCGTGGTGGTCGAGTACGACGGGTGGATCGCCCGGCACCTGGGCGACATCGCGGCCGAAGGCGCGTGGCTGGTCCGCGGCACGCGGAGCGTCGAAGCCGGGCTGGCGCTGGCCCGCGAGCGGCGCCCGTGCGTACTGGTCGTTCAGGTGGAGCTGGCGGAAGACAACCTGGCGGCCCTGCGCCTGATCGCCGACGCGCGCACCGCCTGTCCCGACGTGCCGGTGGTGGCGGTGAGCGACGTGAAGCTCTCCGATGCCGACCGCGTCGCGTGGACCGCGGCGCTGATCGACCTGGGGGCGCGGTACGTTCTCTTCCCCCCTCTGACCAAGCCCGTTCTCGAGGACGTGATGAGCGGCCTGATGGCCGCGGCGATCCGCCGCGTGGTCGGCGCGGCCCCTGCGCCCGCGATCGCGCCCGCGCCGAAGCCGAAGCGCCCGCAGCCGGCAGACGAGGTGATCGACCTCGCCGACGAGGAACTGCACGAGTGA
- a CDS encoding sigma 54-interacting transcriptional regulator produces the protein MIFAPLVSRAPEPPTEMGGKRELFGVVGFVAVVGEPVPAAARRIPPGVAALRDRHANHFGPDRLAGESLASARLVAQVRLAAEVSAPVWIVGEPGAGKETVARAVHSTGRLRDRAFLAIDCAGLQPYLIESLLFGHGGLSESDRVGTVYLKEPTDLPRDLQQRLADHYHNQPDMRLICGSVRTAQEAVAAGALVPVFQTALSALEVRVPPLRDRLDDLPRLAARIVPNRPIDAAALPVLRAHSWPGNVRELIDVLTAAAAVSPTGPILRDHLPLDLRVRADLPRAQPLKPLNLDAVLEAVEKRLILLALRKTNNNQTEAADLLGVFRARLARRLDALGIPVPPQPPKPRKKAEE, from the coding sequence GTGATATTTGCTCCCCTCGTCAGCCGGGCGCCCGAACCGCCAACGGAGATGGGTGGTAAACGAGAGCTGTTCGGGGTCGTCGGTTTCGTCGCGGTGGTGGGCGAGCCGGTCCCGGCCGCGGCCCGGCGGATTCCGCCCGGTGTGGCCGCGCTGCGGGACCGCCACGCGAACCACTTCGGCCCCGACCGGCTCGCCGGCGAGTCGCTCGCCTCCGCGCGGCTCGTCGCACAGGTGCGGCTCGCGGCCGAAGTGTCCGCACCCGTTTGGATCGTGGGCGAACCGGGCGCGGGTAAGGAAACGGTCGCCCGCGCCGTTCACTCCACCGGCCGGCTCCGCGACCGCGCGTTCCTCGCCATCGACTGTGCCGGGCTCCAGCCCTACCTCATCGAGAGCCTGCTGTTCGGCCACGGCGGGTTGTCCGAGTCGGACCGCGTCGGCACCGTGTACCTGAAGGAGCCCACCGACCTGCCGCGCGACCTGCAACAGCGGCTCGCCGACCACTACCACAACCAGCCGGACATGCGGCTGATCTGCGGGTCGGTGCGAACGGCGCAGGAGGCGGTCGCGGCCGGTGCGCTCGTGCCGGTCTTCCAGACCGCGCTTTCGGCGCTCGAGGTACGGGTGCCGCCCCTCCGCGACCGGCTCGATGACCTCCCGCGGCTCGCGGCGCGGATCGTCCCGAACCGCCCCATCGACGCCGCCGCGCTGCCGGTGCTTCGGGCGCACTCCTGGCCCGGGAACGTCCGCGAACTGATCGACGTGCTGACCGCAGCCGCCGCCGTCAGCCCCACAGGGCCGATCCTGCGTGACCACCTGCCGCTCGACCTGCGGGTCCGCGCCGACCTGCCGCGCGCGCAGCCCCTGAAACCGCTGAACCTGGACGCGGTCCTCGAAGCGGTCGAGAAACGGCTGATCCTGCTCGCGCTCCGGAAGACCAACAACAACCAGACGGAGGCGGCCGACCTCCTGGGCGTGTTCCGCGCGCGGCTGGCGCGCCGGCTCGACGCGCTGGGTATTCCCGTTCCGCCCCAGCCGCCGAAGCCGCGGAAGAAAGCGGAGGAGTGA
- a CDS encoding PAS domain-containing protein gives MATPPSPPSGKGRPRGSGGFGWRAFFHQSATPVFVLGKGKRLRFANAAWEELTGVKLEDALGMVCTARRSSTPLQAALAPTPKRSPAAPTAHAAPPRPTAAARRGGT, from the coding sequence ATGGCTACGCCTCCTTCGCCACCTTCTGGAAAGGGCCGCCCGCGCGGGTCGGGCGGGTTCGGGTGGCGCGCGTTCTTCCACCAGAGTGCGACACCGGTTTTCGTTCTCGGGAAGGGCAAGCGGTTACGGTTCGCGAACGCCGCGTGGGAGGAACTCACCGGCGTGAAGCTCGAAGACGCGCTCGGCATGGTGTGTACCGCCCGGCGGAGCAGCACGCCGCTCCAGGCGGCCCTCGCGCCGACCCCGAAGCGCTCGCCGGCCGCGCCGACCGCGCACGCCGCCCCGCCCCGCCCAACCGCAGCGGCCCGCCGTGGTGGGACGTGA
- a CDS encoding DUF6677 family protein — protein MASPMTADLPLPPVKFDPLAGLLSYVIPGLGQIYQGRVGKGLLFFGGLYVLFFYGMWMGQWRNVWLPDADGLPDVAIAGQTLGGAAKAVSYRPQFLGQFWIGTAAWPAVYQYVVFDRTKDSGPIFGKFERTPDERELNELQRNGNKRWDLGWVYTVIAGVLNLLVIYDAFAGPMFRDPPAESAFDAAELEVPPPPVPAATAAQGGPPPLVPAATAQGPVPQQLGGA, from the coding sequence ATGGCGTCCCCGATGACCGCCGATCTGCCGCTCCCGCCGGTCAAGTTCGACCCGCTCGCAGGCCTCCTGAGCTACGTCATCCCCGGCCTCGGGCAGATCTACCAGGGGCGGGTGGGGAAGGGGCTCCTCTTTTTCGGCGGCCTGTACGTGCTGTTCTTCTACGGCATGTGGATGGGGCAGTGGCGGAACGTGTGGCTGCCGGACGCGGACGGCCTGCCCGATGTGGCGATCGCGGGCCAGACCCTCGGCGGTGCGGCGAAGGCCGTCTCCTACCGCCCGCAGTTCCTGGGCCAGTTCTGGATCGGGACCGCCGCGTGGCCGGCCGTGTACCAGTACGTCGTGTTCGACCGCACCAAGGATTCCGGCCCGATCTTCGGGAAGTTCGAGCGCACGCCCGACGAGAGGGAGCTGAACGAACTCCAGCGGAACGGGAACAAGCGGTGGGACCTCGGCTGGGTGTACACCGTCATAGCCGGCGTCCTCAATCTGCTCGTGATCTACGACGCGTTCGCCGGCCCGATGTTCCGCGACCCGCCCGCGGAGTCGGCGTTCGATGCCGCCGAACTGGAGGTCCCGCCGCCGCCTGTTCCGGCCGCAACGGCCGCGCAGGGGGGGCCGCCACCGCTCGTTCCGGCCGCAACGGCCCAGGGTCCCGTTCCTCAGCAACTGGGGGGCGCGTAA
- a CDS encoding YdjY domain-containing protein, with protein sequence MKTLALAFGCLALLTLVGLATAEENKSGVTVDVKKRSVSIEAKVAPRKLEHLKGEVYPIELIASWGHPRGKKAHETVVTIEANPSEVHKGLEQVGLKPGKPARGAAVKEGAPDPKAEGPEVNVFIEVPDGAGGAKRLSLDKVLMDPKTKKAPPKMTFVFTGSVLSAVDPNKPDEKKYGADLTGSLIALFPVTDEVVLQTAWTMKEEKFLKLEVRPDVLPKEGSPVKLVIEAK encoded by the coding sequence ATGAAGACGCTCGCGCTCGCCTTCGGCTGCCTCGCACTCCTGACCCTCGTGGGGCTGGCAACGGCCGAGGAGAACAAGTCCGGGGTCACGGTGGACGTGAAAAAGAGGTCCGTGTCCATCGAGGCCAAGGTGGCCCCGCGGAAACTGGAACACCTCAAGGGCGAGGTGTACCCGATCGAACTGATCGCGTCGTGGGGGCACCCGCGGGGCAAAAAGGCGCACGAGACCGTGGTCACGATTGAGGCCAACCCGTCAGAGGTTCACAAGGGGTTGGAACAGGTCGGGCTGAAGCCGGGTAAGCCGGCCCGCGGCGCGGCCGTGAAGGAGGGCGCCCCGGACCCGAAGGCCGAGGGGCCGGAGGTGAACGTGTTCATCGAGGTGCCCGACGGCGCCGGCGGCGCCAAGCGCCTGTCGCTCGACAAAGTGTTGATGGACCCCAAGACAAAGAAGGCGCCGCCGAAAATGACGTTCGTGTTCACCGGCTCCGTGCTGAGCGCCGTCGATCCGAACAAGCCGGACGAGAAGAAGTACGGCGCGGACCTGACCGGCAGCCTCATCGCCCTGTTCCCCGTGACGGACGAGGTGGTGCTCCAGACCGCCTGGACCATGAAGGAAGAGAAGTTCCTCAAACTCGAGGTCCGGCCCGACGTGCTGCCGAAAGAGGGCAGCCCGGTGAAGCTGGTGATCGAAGCGAAATAG
- a CDS encoding outer membrane protein assembly factor BamB family protein codes for MRLALLSLAFLLPATARAAEPGPWATYRGTPQRTGNTDGAAGPEKPAILWSVKSTDHFLAAPVPVKDGVYVAGIGAFNRPSAFLYPFAGKAAPTATWVKSAPYLKLASVSSPAVAGELLVFGDGLHQDSGGVLHCVNATTSKPLWQLVMPGTLIHLEGAPTVAGERVFMGGGAAGAFCVELDKATLEGKEYGLADVVKMQEAKWKELVAKYEEAKAKKDDFAIPPDDSQLLKFVPKKAWQKGEGKWHVDAPVNVAGDLVFVPTSYLDKEKVGERALYALKAATGETAWKKELTYNPWGGATVAGDLVIVPGSSVGYYYKELRGAKGDVTALDLKTGAQKWRKEIPTGGVLGCVAVSDGLAVCTATDGKVRAFKVADGERSWLYDAKVPFFAPPAVVGGVAYAADLGGTVHAIDLKTGTAKWTFALAKETGAPGMVYGGVTVHGGKLIVATCNLDGPFANKETVLVCIGSK; via the coding sequence ATGCGATTGGCTCTGCTTTCGTTGGCGTTTCTCTTGCCGGCGACCGCTCGCGCCGCCGAGCCCGGCCCGTGGGCGACGTACCGCGGCACCCCGCAGCGCACCGGCAACACCGACGGCGCGGCCGGTCCCGAGAAGCCCGCGATCCTCTGGTCGGTGAAATCGACCGACCACTTCCTCGCGGCGCCGGTGCCGGTGAAGGACGGCGTCTACGTCGCGGGGATCGGCGCGTTCAACCGGCCGTCGGCCTTCCTGTACCCGTTCGCCGGCAAGGCCGCCCCGACCGCGACGTGGGTGAAGTCGGCGCCGTACCTGAAGCTCGCGTCGGTCAGTTCGCCGGCCGTCGCGGGCGAGTTGCTCGTCTTCGGTGACGGCCTCCACCAGGACTCCGGCGGCGTGCTGCACTGCGTGAACGCGACCACCAGCAAGCCGTTGTGGCAACTCGTCATGCCCGGCACCCTGATCCACCTGGAAGGCGCCCCGACCGTCGCGGGCGAAAGGGTGTTCATGGGCGGCGGCGCCGCGGGCGCGTTCTGCGTCGAACTCGACAAGGCCACGCTCGAGGGAAAGGAGTACGGCCTCGCGGACGTGGTCAAGATGCAGGAGGCCAAGTGGAAGGAGCTCGTCGCGAAGTACGAGGAGGCGAAGGCGAAGAAGGACGACTTCGCCATCCCGCCGGACGACAGCCAGCTTTTGAAGTTCGTGCCCAAGAAGGCGTGGCAGAAGGGCGAGGGCAAGTGGCACGTCGACGCCCCGGTGAACGTCGCGGGCGATCTGGTGTTCGTCCCCACCTCGTACCTGGACAAAGAGAAGGTCGGCGAGCGGGCGCTGTACGCGCTCAAGGCCGCGACCGGTGAGACCGCATGGAAGAAGGAGCTGACGTACAACCCGTGGGGCGGGGCGACGGTCGCGGGCGACCTCGTGATCGTGCCCGGTAGCTCCGTGGGCTACTACTACAAGGAACTGAGAGGCGCGAAGGGCGACGTCACCGCGCTGGACCTCAAGACCGGCGCGCAGAAATGGCGGAAGGAAATTCCGACCGGCGGCGTGCTGGGCTGCGTGGCCGTGAGCGACGGGCTCGCGGTCTGCACCGCGACCGACGGCAAGGTGCGGGCGTTCAAAGTGGCCGACGGCGAACGGTCCTGGCTCTACGACGCGAAGGTGCCGTTCTTCGCCCCGCCTGCCGTGGTCGGCGGGGTGGCCTACGCCGCGGACCTGGGCGGCACCGTTCACGCCATCGATCTGAAGACGGGAACGGCGAAGTGGACGTTCGCCCTCGCGAAGGAGACCGGCGCGCCGGGCATGGTGTACGGCGGCGTGACCGTCCACGGGGGCAAGCTGATCGTCGCGACGTGCAACCTCGACGGCCCGTTCGCGAACAAGGAAACCGTACTGGTGTGTATCGGGTCGAAGTGA
- a CDS encoding FG-GAP repeat domain-containing protein, whose translation MSNRSVFRRVWFGVALGAAALLAWSVPQPARAYVEVPMSLGDVVRQSTNIVQMQVTKVDREKNLIIYTKLQDIKGKHPQTEIKHNIGRGGLRPGEWEEIMKWAEVGKVATFFHNGGASETYFGTSWYQAYPQGEWWGMSHGEPFLLRSYAGKVDKLPGVLADMLADKEVIVPCMVDGDKEAIHKKTARIQRLKASLKLVDYNPKRDFVGWGGEDIRRLQGVPGFDRYAALSKLEAEAQSVTTVDFDNDGKPDICLVGANKVVLLQNGGDGFIEVALPGLTGGARAAVWADCNGDGLPDLLLATPTGPRLYVNLGKAQFRDETRRLPRELAYNLTAAAWGDIDGDGKPDIVLANGFHGLRVYQNVRPEAPKIVLPQVGEWQAIGIFRAQNPADNFKTAFPVESDKFTPQKEYKGKRNLPTKWAKKDVPPGQPTPLPEMGANCATYMRTELDMPADAEVPVSIGTGGNTLTVWVNDEKVYGEEKGKPEPTALDLKLKRGKNTLLVKMCNAELPQVFSFAVGTGDSGPPGPWFRDVSTAWGFGPDGLCADTKGDTLAVADFTGDGKPDMLYGAGTGVLLVNQGGTFAIKPDCGISYKPGKVGPAVCDFDGDGHLDLFIPQANGRCQLLRNNGTGTFTDVAADAGDLARGVPNAVSAAWGDFDNDGRPDLLVCCLKGPNRYFKNEGGGKFVERTKELGLGQKVFNSQAAAFADLNGDGQLDLILANEGQESCVLFGVQTPGGAKTPVTVALNGTISLNGGKVVVKDTTGARVACSAVCGGDGRGGQSGLSPRFVLAPGAYTFELIGSDGKATVKDVTVTATPMQVKAQ comes from the coding sequence ATGAGCAACCGTTCCGTTTTTCGCCGCGTGTGGTTCGGGGTCGCGCTGGGTGCGGCCGCGCTCTTGGCGTGGTCGGTCCCGCAACCGGCGCGCGCCTACGTCGAGGTGCCCATGAGCCTCGGCGACGTGGTCCGCCAGTCCACCAACATCGTGCAGATGCAGGTCACGAAGGTGGACCGCGAGAAGAACCTCATCATCTACACCAAGCTCCAGGACATCAAAGGCAAGCACCCGCAGACCGAGATCAAACACAACATCGGCCGCGGCGGCCTGCGGCCGGGCGAGTGGGAGGAGATCATGAAGTGGGCGGAGGTCGGCAAGGTCGCCACCTTCTTCCACAACGGCGGCGCCAGCGAGACCTACTTCGGCACCTCGTGGTACCAGGCGTACCCGCAGGGCGAGTGGTGGGGCATGTCCCACGGCGAGCCGTTCCTGCTCCGCAGCTACGCCGGCAAGGTCGATAAGCTCCCCGGCGTCCTCGCGGACATGCTCGCGGACAAAGAGGTGATCGTCCCGTGCATGGTGGACGGCGACAAGGAGGCGATCCACAAGAAGACCGCCCGCATCCAGCGCCTCAAGGCGAGCCTGAAGCTCGTCGATTACAACCCGAAGCGCGACTTCGTCGGCTGGGGGGGCGAGGACATCCGCCGGCTCCAGGGCGTGCCCGGCTTCGACCGCTACGCGGCCCTCTCGAAGCTGGAAGCGGAGGCGCAGTCGGTCACCACCGTCGATTTCGATAACGACGGCAAGCCGGACATCTGCCTCGTCGGGGCGAACAAGGTCGTGCTGCTCCAGAACGGCGGCGACGGTTTCATTGAGGTCGCGCTGCCCGGGCTCACCGGCGGCGCCCGCGCCGCGGTGTGGGCCGACTGCAACGGCGACGGCCTGCCCGACCTCCTCCTGGCCACGCCGACCGGCCCGCGCCTGTACGTGAACCTCGGCAAGGCGCAGTTCCGCGACGAAACCCGGCGCCTGCCGAGGGAACTCGCGTACAACCTCACGGCCGCCGCCTGGGGCGACATCGATGGCGACGGCAAGCCCGACATCGTCCTCGCCAACGGCTTCCACGGCCTCCGCGTGTACCAGAACGTTCGGCCCGAAGCGCCGAAGATCGTGCTGCCGCAAGTGGGTGAGTGGCAGGCGATCGGCATTTTCCGCGCCCAGAACCCCGCGGACAACTTCAAGACCGCCTTCCCGGTCGAATCGGACAAGTTCACGCCGCAAAAGGAGTACAAGGGCAAACGGAACCTGCCCACCAAGTGGGCGAAGAAGGACGTGCCGCCCGGACAGCCGACGCCGCTGCCCGAAATGGGCGCCAACTGCGCGACCTACATGCGCACCGAACTGGACATGCCCGCGGACGCCGAAGTGCCGGTGTCCATCGGGACCGGTGGGAACACGCTCACCGTCTGGGTGAACGACGAGAAGGTTTACGGTGAGGAAAAGGGGAAGCCCGAACCGACGGCCCTCGATCTGAAACTGAAGCGGGGCAAGAACACGCTTCTCGTGAAGATGTGCAACGCGGAGTTGCCGCAGGTGTTCTCGTTCGCGGTCGGGACCGGCGACAGCGGCCCGCCGGGGCCGTGGTTCCGGGACGTTTCGACGGCGTGGGGCTTCGGCCCGGACGGGCTGTGTGCCGACACGAAGGGCGACACGCTCGCCGTTGCGGACTTCACCGGCGACGGTAAGCCCGACATGCTTTACGGCGCCGGCACCGGCGTTCTGCTCGTCAACCAGGGCGGGACGTTCGCCATCAAGCCCGACTGCGGCATCAGCTACAAGCCCGGCAAGGTCGGCCCGGCGGTGTGCGATTTCGACGGCGACGGCCACCTCGATCTCTTCATCCCGCAGGCCAACGGGCGGTGCCAGTTGCTCCGCAACAACGGCACCGGCACGTTCACCGACGTGGCGGCGGACGCGGGCGATCTGGCGCGGGGCGTTCCCAACGCGGTATCGGCCGCGTGGGGCGACTTCGACAACGACGGGCGGCCGGACCTGCTCGTGTGCTGCCTCAAGGGGCCGAACCGGTACTTCAAGAACGAGGGCGGTGGGAAGTTCGTCGAAAGGACGAAGGAACTCGGTCTCGGTCAGAAGGTGTTCAACTCGCAGGCCGCGGCGTTTGCCGATCTGAACGGCGACGGGCAACTCGACCTGATCCTCGCGAACGAGGGGCAGGAGTCGTGCGTGCTGTTCGGCGTGCAGACGCCGGGCGGCGCGAAGACGCCGGTGACGGTCGCGCTCAACGGCACGATCTCACTGAACGGCGGCAAGGTGGTTGTGAAGGACACGACCGGCGCGCGGGTCGCGTGCAGTGCCGTGTGCGGCGGCGACGGCCGCGGCGGTCAGAGCGGCCTGTCCCCGCGGTTCGTGCTGGCGCCGGGGGCGTACACGTTCGAACTGATCGGCTCCGACGGCAAGGCCACCGTGAAGGACGTGACCGTGACCGCCACGCCGATGCAGGTGAAGGCCCAGTAA